TTCAGCGGGAGCAGTCTGCTCGGGGCTATTGGGCTCCATTTAGAATGTCACTCCCATCGTGAAATGCACTCGAAATTGCTTCGCTTCAATAGCATGGGCCACGTCTATACCGATCATGCCAACAGGACTCACCCAACGCGCGCCCACACCGACCCCTGTAGAACCTTTCCAATCTTTCCACTGATCCGCCACCCCACCATGATCCACAAACACCGCCCCTAACCAATCTTTGTAGATTGGCTGTTGATACTCTAAAGAACTCACGGCCAACACTCGCCCAGGCACCGTTGATCCGCCCAAGGAAATACCTAAACTTTGATAATCATAACCTCGCACTGAAGATGAACCACCAGTACGAAACAACCAATCAGTTGGCACATTTGTCACTTCTTTAGTAAACGTTTGACCTAGCTCTAGGCGGCCAACAAACACGCTTTTTTTGCCAATCGGAAAATATTGCACACCGCGCCCGTAAAGCTGTGCGAAGGTTTCATCAGATAAAACCCCTTTAATTGCCCCGCCCCCTCCAAGGTAATCACATTACCTGAACGAGGGTTTCTGAGGCGATCCACATTGCGTCTCACCCATTGATATTTGGCGGTTAAAGACTGTGGATCAAACACCGTGCCATCATTGAGTTCACTACGCTCGATTTGGTATTCCAGCCTAATTAAGCGATCAATGTTTTCTGATGTGATACTTCTAGAAACCCCAGTCTTCCATTTATCAATGGCTAAGCTTTGAATATCTTCACGGGTATAGCTGGCATACACCCTATGCTCATAGCCCGAGGTAAAACGAGGGAAGGTAACCCCTGCACTGAGCGCCTGCTCTTTTTGTTCTAAGCGCAAACTACTATCAAAAACCCATGCCCTATCCATTAAATTTAAGTAGCGATAATTAAACGAGCCGCGTACACCGGTATTGGTGCTGTAGCCCAAACCCGTACTAATTTTGCTTAATGGAGATTCTTGTACTGTAACTTTTACCGGCGCAATAAAAGGCGGATCTGTAGGTAAATCTACATCCACCAAGACCAAAGAAAAATGCGGTAGGTTTTGTAAATCGGTTTGCAGGTCAACTAGATCTTTACGGCGATACTCTTCCCCCTCATGAAATTCAACATTATTGCGAATTAGCTTTTCTGTGAAGCGGGATAATCCACTCACTTCTAATGGGCCATAGGTATAAGCAGGGCCACTATCCAAATCAATACTTAAATCCACCGTTAAAGCCTGCGGATCTACACTGGCTTCAGAGCGAACCATTTTAGCCGCTGGGTAACGGCGGTTAAGCAAAGCGCTTAATGCACGGCGCTTACTATCATTCCAAGCACTTTGCTTAAAGATACTTCCTACTGGCAAAGACCACGTTTGCTCACGCCGCTCAAACAGTCGCTGTACTCGCACCTCATCTTCATCAATCGCGCCCATATAATTCACATCAATATCGCGCACGCGGCTTGGTTCACCGGCTTTAACATCTAAGCTCACCACGGCAGGCTGCACCGTTTCATCCAATTTGGCACTCACCACCGGCGAAAAATACCCTTCTGTAGCCAGCAAGCCCGATACCGATTCCGCAACCGAATCCAAAAGCCGCTCAAGCTGTTCTCGGGTAACGCGCCTTTCACGCTGCCAACGCGCTAAATCTAAGTTTTTTTCTAGCAAATCATGAAAATTATTGGTAGTGGTTATTTTTAAAACGTAGGGAAATGAGACGTTTTGCTCTGCTTCAGCAGGCGCTTCCACGTCGGCATATACCACAGCGGGAACAACAAGAGCTAAAGCACACAATGAACGAGCAAACATAAGCAAAATATTCAATAGGATCAAGGCCGCTACTTTACCGCATGGCAAGCACTGATGGCATTTGTTTCAGACATGAGATCAAGCAAAAAATACCTAGGTGTATTTTTACAAAGATAAAACGCCCAAATTGTAGGCAAAAAAATAGCCCAGTCTGCTGCGCAAAAACGCAGAACAGAACTGGGCAAAAAAAGACTAGATGAAGAATCAAAACACACTACACACACAACAACTTACTACCACAACAACTACATACTACTAAACCACTAGATCAACGAATCAAACCTTGCAACTTCATCAACAAGTTTTGAGCAGCTTCGATGTTCTTAAAAATACTTTGCAAGGTACGCATAACAAGCGCCTTAGTGAGCGAGGTTAGGCATCTACCCCCAATGAAGCAATGACGATACTTTAACAAAACTACAAAACGCATGCAAGTACATTTGTAGTAAAACTACTCGATAGATACAAAAAAACACAATAAACAACTACATTTAATAATAAATATATTATAAATATCAATAGATTAACGTGTAATAAAATTTAAAAAAATAAAATCAACAAGTAGTAATACTACACAAAAAAAACACCTTCACGCATTTGCAGCCTACAAAAAAAAGCAATAAACCATACACAACGACCAAAAAACCAAGGCCCATTTACATATCGTCTATTGCTTGTCTTAAATGCTTTAAAACTATTTACTTACTTACCTAATAGTGCCGCTTTTAAACCGTCATTTACTGGCACACGCCCTAGCCAGATGGATAGCATCGCCGCAGCAAAATCATCCCCAGCAATCACTGCGTAAGTCTTTCCACGCACTGTAACCCGCGTACCTTGGCCTGGCATAAAATCAAGCTGAATCACATCACCCTTAGCAGCAGTTTTAACTTGTTTAAATACCTGCTCCAGCTCAATAATTTTTGGCGAGAGTGTCGCTAAAGTGGCCTCACTCTGATTGGCTTTTAAACCATCAACAAACCCCTCGTGCATAGCCGCAGCAGATACTTCACGCAGCATCCGCAGTTCCATCCGGCGTGGCGACACCGCATTGACAACCGCTGACGCATCTTGCGTTTTGCTTGGCACATACAGCGCAGCCAAATACACATCAAAGAACACTTTTTTACGCACCCCCGCACCATTAAGCGCCAAAGACTGGCTGGATAATTCAGTACGGTCAGCTAAGCTAACCCCCGCCACTTCCAAAGCCATACAGCTTTGAGTGGCCAGTACAAAAGAGGCGGTCATTAAGAGCTTTTTCACTATGGTATTCCTTACGAAAAAACCCACAGACTATGCCGTGGGTTTAAAGGAGAGATGGTTTACAGGCTTACAACGACTGAATAATACCTGCAGCGCCCATACCTGTACCGATACACATCGAGATCATGCCGTACTTGCCTGCCATACCGTGGCGGCGCATACCGTGCACGATCGTTGCCGCGCGAATCGCGCCGGTTGCACCCAGTGGATGGCCCAAAGCAATTGCGCCGCCTAGTGGATTAACTTTACTCATATCCAGACTAAGATCACGCGCCACAGCCAGTGCTTGCGCGGCAAAGGCTTCGTTCAGCTCGATCCAACCCAAATCATCCAGCGTCAGACCTGCTAACTTCAGTGCCGCCGGAATCGCTTCTTTCGGGCCAATCCCCATGATATGTGCCGGAACGCCTTTTACGGCAAAGGTCACATAACGCGCCAAAGGCACCAGATTAAATTGCTTCAGAATACGCTCGGAAACCAAAATCACCGCGCCTGCACCATCGGACATTTGCGAGCTATTACCGGCAGTAACCGAGCCCTTAGCCGCGAATACGGTTTTAAGCTTAGCCAAGCCTTCCATCGTAGTGCCAGCACGCGGGCCTTCGTCGGTATCACAAATCTTGCTGGTGACTTCAACTTCACCAGTCGCTAAATTGGGCGTGCGTGCAAATACTTCTAGCGGGCTGATTTCGTCTTTGAATTCGCCCGTGGCAATCGCATGCAAGGCACGACGGTTTGATTCAACTGCAAACGCGTCTTGGTCTTCACGGGATACATTCCATTGATCCGCTACTTTTTCTGCCGTCAGGCCCATGCCGAAAGCAATACCGAGGTTTTCATTTTTAGTGAAAATCTCAGGATTCAGGGAGATTTTATTTCCCATCATCGGCACTTGCGACATGCTTTCCGTACCCGCCGCGATCATCACATCTGCTTCGCCCAAGCGAATCTTATCCGCTGCCATAGCAATGGCATTCACGCCTGAGGAGCAGAAACGATTGATGGTTACACCACCGACCGTATCTGGCAAACCGGCCAGTAGCACAGCCATACGAGCAATATTCATCCCCTGCTCGGCTTCTGGCATGGCGCAGCCCACAATCACGTCTTCGATCAGCTTAGGATCAAGCTGAGGCACTTGCGCCAGCGCACTTCTTAATACATGGGCTAGCAAATCATCCGGGCGAACATTGCGCAGCATACCGCGCGGTGCTTTACCAACCGGGCTGCGTGTCGCAGCGACGATATAAGCTTCTTGAATCTGTCTGCTCATTTTGAGCTCCTAAATATGGGGTATTCGCTAAAGCCAAGAATCAACCGTAAACCAAAAGAAGCTGTAGACACAAAGCACATAAAGGGCACGGAGAAAACCAGAGTAAAAACACGCCAATAATATCTATTGTCACGTCACAGACTGAACCGCTCAAAAAACTTTAAAACCGTCATCCCCGAGTGTTTTTGTCGGGGATCCAGTAGTACCACTGGATTCCCGATAACAGCATTCGGGAATGACGTAGCGGTTTAGTTTCAGAGATAGTGCGACGATGCTTAGCTCGTTTTACTTGGTATGTTCTGTGTTCTCCCCGATCTCTGTGTCTACAGAACTTTTCTGTTTAGTTACGCAGCGGCTTGTTGTTTTCCAGCATATACATGATGCGCTCTTGCGTTTTGCCGGTTTTGAGCAGCTTCATAAAGCGCTCACGCTCTAACTTGAGGATCCATTCTTCATCCACCAGCGTACCCGCATCGACATCACCACCAGTCATGATTTCGGCAATATGGCCAGCAATCAGGTAGTCGTGCTTAGAGATAAAGCCGCCTTCCAGCATATTGATCAGCTGGCCTTTGATGGTTGCAGCGCCTGCACGGCCCGCTACAGCAAAGGATTTTGGCTTAAGCGGTGCTTTGTAGCCTGATTCGCTCATGGCACGTACTTGCGCTTTAGCCACATAGAGCAATTCATTCGGGTTAAACACAATAATATCTGAGCTACGCAGATAGCCAATTTGCTGGCCTTCTTCCGCGCTCGTACCCACTTTGGCCATCGCTACCGACAGATAGTAGTCTTTCAGCGCGCCAACGATATCGCCTTTTGCTTCTTGCGAGGCACGCAGTGCAAATTCTTTACACCCACCGCCTGCTGGCAAGAGGCCTACGCCCACTTCAACCAAGCCGATATAAGTCTCTAGGCAAGCCACAACGCGTGAGCAGTGCATTAAGAATTCGCAACCGCCACCAAAGGCATAACCCTGAGCCGCGCCAACTACCGGCACAGCTGCATATTTGATGCGCATACTGGCTTTTTGGAATTCGGCCACCATGTTTTCGATCGAAGCAAAGTCGCCAGTCATAAAGGCCGGGCCCATGCTCATCAAATCTGCCCCCACCGAGAACGGTGCTTCTGGATGCCAAACCACCAAACCAGCGTAGCGCTCTTCAGCGATCGTAACCGCTTGATTTACGCCAGCCAGTACATCTGGGCCGATGCAATGTGCTTTGGTTTTAAAGCTTAGAACAGCGACATCTTCACCGGCTTGCGCCCAGAGGCGAACGCCGTCATTTTCAAAAATCGTTTCGCCATAAAGAGGCGCTGCATCACCCACCACGGTTGGCGGGTAGAGCTGGCGCTTATAAACTGGCAAGTTAGAGCGTTGTTTCAGGGCATTATCTGCCGCGCTGAACGAGCCTTCTGGTGTATGCACAGCATCACGCGCCGATACCCAAGCTGGCAATGCCACATCGCTCATGGATTGGCCTGCTGCTGAATCCGCAGCAATGGCCGCAGCAATCTCTTGCCAACCCGCGGCTTGCCACTGCTCGAACGGGCCTTGATTCCAGCCGAATCCCCAACGAATCGCAAAGTCCACATCGCGTGCGTTGTCCGCAATGGTATCGAGGTGATAGCTGATGTAATGCCATACATCACGCATGCAGGCCCAGAGGAATTGCGCTTCTGGGTGAGCCGATTCGCGCAAGGCTTTAAAGCGTGCTGCTGGATCGGTAATTTTCAGCAGCGCTTTCACTTCATCGCTTCCCTTCTGGCCGCCAGCAATATAGTCCCCAGTGCTTGGGTCCAGCATCAACACATCGCGGCCTACTTTCTTGAATACGCCCGCCTTGGTTTTTTGCCCCAAAGCACCGTTTTCAATCAGCTTTTGCATCCAAGCCGGAACAGTGAAGTATTTATGCCAAGGATCTGCTGCCAATTGCTCAGTCATGGTTTTAACCACATGAGCAAAGGTATCCAAACCAACCACATCGGCAGTGCGGAAAGTCGCTGATTTCGGACGACCCAAGCGTGGGCCAGTCAGATCATCAACCACATCAAAACGGATGCCGAGGCGTTCGGCGTGATAAATCGTTGCCAGCATGGAGAACACACCAATGCGGTTGGCAACAAAGTTAGGGGTGTCTTTAGCGCGTACTACGCCCTTGCCCATGCGGGTAGCAAGGAAGCTTTCCAGCGCGTCCATCATTACAGGATCAGTCTGGGAATCGGCAATCAACTCAACCAGATACATATAGCGTGGTGGGTTAAAGAAATGGATACCGCAGAAACGGCTGCGCAATTGCTCAGGTACACCGCCAGCCAATGAATTAATGGATAGGCCAGAAGTATTGGACGCCAGAATAGCGTGTGGTGCTACAAAAGGCGCAATCTTGGCATAAAGATCGAGTTTCCAATCAAGGCGTTCAGCAATCGCCTCAATAATTAAATCGCAATCTTTTAATTTTTCTAAATCAGAACCGTAATTGGCTGGCTCAATATGATCCGCACGCATTGCCGAGGCTAATGGCGATGGTTTCATTTTTTTAAGATTGGCAATTGCCTTTGTTGCAATGGCATTTGCATCGCCTTCTTTGGCTGGAGCCGGTAAGTCAAATAAAACGGTTTTAATTCCCGCATTGGCAAGATGGGCAGCAATTTGCGCTCCCATAACGCCCGCGCCGAGAACGGCAACCTGACGGATATGCACGGTATTGGCCATGTTTAGCCTCGCTAAATGGAAAGGAAGAGCGGCGAGAGCCGCCCAGAGTCAAACGAAACCTCCCCCGCAAGGGGGAGGGTTAAACAAAAAATTAGAAGCGGTAATTCAGCTGCGCACCAAATACATTGGCGTAAGCAGAAATATCTGCGTTAGTCGTAACAGCATTACTATTAATATCAATATTCGACATACTTGAATCTTTAAATTTCACATAGGTATAAGCCACGTCAACCGACATATTTTTATCGATTGCATAGTTAAACCCAGTCGAGAACCAATAACGATCGCTGTCTGGCAAATTAGCAATACGATATTTTGCCTCATCAGCCGGTGATTGATCGTAAGCCAAACCAAAGCGCAATTTCAAAGGATCGTTATATTGATAACTCAAACCCAAAGAGAAACGATCGGTATCGCGCCACTTTTGTTCAATATCTGCATTAAAACCAGCGTCTGTGTCCAAATTTAAATCTTGAAACTTAGAATGCCAAGTATGCGTCCAATCGCCTGTTATGGCGAATTGGTCATTTAACTTTTTATAAAAGTTAATCGCAAATGAATCAGGTGTTTCTAAATCAACTGTACCATTTGAATTAAGCAGTTTCTTCAAATTAGCTAAGCCAGGAGGAAAAGCACCTGGCACGTAAAACTTGGTATCCCCCTGCAGACTATGGCTCAAACTAGAGCGATATGCTGCACCAAAACGCAAACTATCATCTACTTTCCAAGTCACGCCTAAATTAAAACCATAAGCCCAATTATCGCCCTCGTAATCCATCGAGCCATCAAGTGCCGGTGTTGAATTACCACCAACAGTTGCTTGACCACCCAGATCAATCATTTTCTTAAAGCGTGCTTTCATATATTGGGCAGTAACACCTGCACCAACAGAAAACTGCTCATTAACTTTGTAGGCTACCGAAGGGTTTAGAGCCAAAGTCATGAGTTCAAGATCAGTGCCGTTGTAACGGCCAATCCATTTATCATCAAAATTGGTTTTGTCGCCAAATGGCACAAACATCGCCAAGCCCATAAATAACTGCTCATTGACTTGATGAGTGATATAAGTTTGTGGAACAAAAACAGGTTTAGTCGCCGTACCGCCATCATTACCTGTTACTGGCTTACCGCGGCTATTGGTCGCATTCAAATTAGAAAAGCTGATGTGCGGATCGACTACAACCAAAGCACCCGAAATATTAGTGCCCCGTAAATTAGTCATCCCTGCGGGGTTGTAAAACAATACAGATGCATCTTCTGCTTCGGCAGCGTTTGAATTAGCAACGCCTTGCGAGCTAACACTTTGCACACCAAAGTGATAACCAGAAGCAAGGGCATTACCGGCAATAAATAAGCTTGCTACACCTAATGTACGAATTGCCATACGGATAGTTCCAGACATCGTTTATCTCCGACTGTGGCCAGTGGCCTATGATTTTATCCTAAACAATAAAAATGCAACAAACCCCAAGTACTCTTTGGTACTTTCGCAGATGGTAAGCTGCCCTTACTCATCTAGCGCATTTGGGCCTCATCGATTTTAGGATACTAAGTGGGTGCAAGCTTATTTTTATTCAAACACCTGTTTCAGCGCATTAGGGATTTCATCACGCAGATGAAATCCCTCTTTTTTTATGACACTGGACGTGTTTCTGTTGCTATTTTTACACTTTCCACCATATTCACCTTGGCCGTTGCCACAACATCCAAAGCTTTAGGCTGATTTAAAATATCGCGATGAATGGCGTTGTCATCAGAGAATGTCAGCGTGGCATCAAAATCATCCACCATAATCACTTCACGCCGTAAGCGACGAGCACGCTCTACAGCAGCAAATTCAGCCGTTGTAATCAAACCTGTGCTCAGTGCCTCAGCCAAACGCTCACCCGCAGTGATGCTTTTTAAAGTGCCTTGGCGATGTGCGTTGCGCAGCTTACCTTCCAACGCTTCAGTTTCAATCACCGCTTTCAAGGCATGCTCTAACACACCAACAGGATCATTTTCGTCTTTAGAGCGATACATATATTGCGTCAGGCGATCACGTGCTACCGATGGCTCCATCAACAGACGTGCAATCTTTGTACCATCCGTATCTGTTGCAGCCTTTAAGCTCAAGCCCAATGGGAACACCAGAGCGCGCATCAAGAAGGCCAACGCACGGCTTGGGTGATTGGCCATAAAGCCATCCATTGCTACCTGGCAATCATACAGCGCCGAATCAACCGCCCAAGCCACAAGTGGCAAATCTTCTTTTGGTGCACCATCGTCATTGAATTTCTTCAACGCTGCCGTCGCAATATAAAGACCGGACAACATATCGCCTAAACGTGCCGATAGTTTTTCACGAAACTTCAAGCTGCCGCCCAATGAAGCCATCCCCATATCAGCTAAGAATGCAAAAGCTGAAGAGAAACGCACCACATTGCGATAACGCTGAGCCATTGCGCCTGATTTTGGCGAGGCAACTAATTTAGCGCCAGTCAAGCCCATTACAAAAGCACGCACCGCATTTGATATTGCAAAGCCAATATGGCCAATCACTGCTGTATCAAAAGCAGGTAAATCTTTATTCATTGCCGCACGTAATTCAGTCAGTACAAACGGATGGCAACGAATTGCGCCCTGACCAAAGATAATCATGCTGCGGGTTAAGATGTTTGCACCTTCAACCGTAATGGCTACCGGAATTGCGCCGTAAGCCCCAGCCAGATAGTTACGCGGGCCAGTACATACCGCTTTACCACCGTGTACATCCATCGCATCGTTAATCACCTTACGCATACGCTCGGTGTTGTGATACTTCAAGATACCGGACAAAACGGATGGCTTCTCACCCATATCCAGCCCTGCTAAAGCCAAACGCTGCGCAGCATCCATTTGGTAAGTCATCCCACCGATACGGCCCAGTGCTTCATCCACACCCTCAAAGCGGCCAATCGATAAACCAAACTGATTACGAATCCGTGAGTACGCACCGGTGGTGTAAGAAGACACCATACCTGATGCTACCGACATCGCTGGCAGAGAAATACAACGACCTACCGACAAACATTCAACCAGCATGCGCCAGCCTTGGCCCACGTAATCTTTACCGCCAATGACCCAATCCATAGGAATAAATACATCTTTACCCCAGTTCGGGCCGTTCTGGAACACCGCTGTACCCGGATAATGGCGACGGCCAATATGTACGCCTTCGTGCTCAGTAGGAATCAGCGCACAAGTGATACCGATGTCTTCTTTATCGCTTAAAAGATGTTCTGGGTCATATAACTTGAATGCCATACCCAGCACCGTAGCGATTGGGCCCAATGTGATGTAACGCTTTTCCCAAGAAAGGCGAATACCCAGCACATTTTCATGGTGAACACCGGTACGCGGATCGGTGTAGCTGCCACGACAAACTTTACCAAAGTCAGGAATACCACCCGCATCTGAACCAGCATCAGGGCTAGTCAATGCAAAGCAAGGAATATCAATCCCTTTAGCTAAGCGTGGCAGGTAGTAATTTTTTTGCTCATCGGTACCGTAATGTTGCAGTAATTCGCCTGGCCCGAGTGAATTTGGCACCATGACCGAAACCGCTGCTGAGCCGGAGCGCGTCGCAATCTTAGTCACAACACGAGCATGAGCGGTATTGCTGAATTCTTTACCGCCATATTGCTTCTTAATGATCATGCCCAAGAAGCCTTGGTCTTTAATAAATTGCCAAGCTTCAGGCGGCAGATCTTTATGTTGGGTAGATATTTTCCAATCATCCAGCATCGCGCAGAGCTGCTCTGTTGGGCCATCTAGGAAGGCTTGCTCGTCGGCAGTTAGCGTTGCTTGCGGAATCGCATGCAGACGATCGAAATCTGGCTTACCTGAAAATAAATCGCGATCCCACCAAACCGTGCCCGCATCAACCGCTTCTTGCTCGGTTTGCGACATGGCAGGTGTGATTTTGCGGAACACTCCAAAAATTGGGCCGGTTAAAATAGCGCGGCGAATCGGCTTGATATTAATCAAAGCCAGCAGTACAACAACCACAATCAAGACACTGGCAGGCATCGCGGAGGTTTGAACCCCAACAGCTGTCGCTACTACTAATAATAGGGAGCTAAGCCAAAGCGGGGCGCGCCAGTAAGCGAGGAGCAAAAACGCGCCAAAAATTGGCAAAATATGCAGCAATACGTTAGTCATGACCGTCTCCAGTTATTGGGCAGCTGGCGCATTTAAGCCAGCACGGATAAAAGGCATTAACATTCGAACCACCAATGCAGGATCGCGGGCATTGACGAGTGAGCTTTCGGTAAATAAACGTAAAACATTATTACCAGCGAATGCATTAAACATAGCACTGGATAAAAAATGAAAACGCCATTGCACTTCTAATTCAGACAGATGTGGTAAAGCCCGCCCTAATGCCGCTAAATACCGCCGAGTTAATTCACCATATCGCTGTGGCATAGTCGCTTTTAATTCTGGATGCGGCTCAACAAATGTTCGAGCTACTAAGCGAACAAACAATAAACCACCGTATTCTGGATTTCTTCCCATTTCTAAAGAAGCCATTACAAATGCTTCTGCTACTTGATCTGCTGTTGGCTGAGCGACGCTTTGCTCTAATTCCTCTAACTTGCCTAATAGCAATCTGGCAAATGGCTCGGCGCGGCGTTCAAATACCGCACGAAACAAACCATCTTTAGAGTGGTAATAATAATTAACTGCCGCAATATTGACTCGGGCCGATTGCGTAATCATGCGCATCGAGGTGGCATCAAAGCCGTGCTCCACAAAAAGAGGCTCTGCTGCATCTAAAATGCGGTTTGCTGTATCTTGCGCCTTGACCGATTCGACCACGTTGCAACTCCTGCTGGGTGTAGTTGATTTAAAACAATTTCAAACGACCGTTTGAAATTATAAGAAGTTGACTTTATTGTCAAGCCAAGACGTAAAAATAGAGGAAAACCCCTAGAGCTTCCGCCTCACAATGCAACACTTCAGCCCTTGTTTTGTGCTGAAGTCCTTCGCGTATTAACTATTTAGCATCTCGCCATCTAAGTAATACCAACGCCCCTCTTCATAAATAAAGCGGCTTCTTTCGTGTAATTTCCAAGCCTTGCCCGCTATTTTATAACGCGCAATAAATTCCACCTCGCCATTAACACCCGCCGCCTGCGCATGTTTAATTTTTAAACCCAACCAGCGCACTGGCTCTTCATCGCTCATGGCTTCTGGCCGCGTTGTAGCATGCCAAGTGGCCAATAAATAATCATGCAAGCCAAATACAAAAGCACTGTAGCGCGAGCGCATTAACTGCTCAGGCGTTGTAGCCGCAGCGCCATCATGCCAAGGGGCACAGCAATCAGCGTACTCACGCCCGCTTTCACAAGGGCAGCTCTTATTCTTTAGCATTCACACACCTGCACTCATCACATTTGAAAGCCTCGCATCATACTGAAGTTAGAGTCTGTTGACGTTTTCCGGCTCAGCGCAATAGCGAATGAAACTTAGCGTAATAATGCAGCGACCAACGCGAGGCGATGGCGTAAAATAAGCGTTTTCAGCTCTTCTATCGGCCACTGCATGTATTTAACTTCTAAACCACTTGCCGCCCTTTTTGATATGGATGGGCTGATGTTAGACACGGAAAGCATCGGTATTGAATGCTGGACTGAAGCGGCGGCTGCGCTCAGTGTGGATATGCCACGTACCCTAGTCATTGGCATGATTGGTATGCATTACAGCAAAACCGACGCTTATCTCCTTGAGCATCTCGGCTCAGCAGCCCCAATAGATAAGTTACGTACAGCTTGCCACAAGCTATATATGGAGCGCACACAAGCGCCAATAGCACACCGCCCTGGGCTGAATGATATTTTAAGCTGGCTTGAAGAAAACAATATCCCTAAAGCCGTTTGCACATCCACACGGCGTAGCATTGCAGAGCATCATTTACGCGCAGCGGGCCTTTGGCCGCGTTTTCAGTTTGCCATCTGCGGGGATGAAGTCACCCACCCTAAGCCCGCACCAGAAATTTACCAAAAAGCCGCTGCCGCATTTAATTTCCCTACTGAATCGTGCCTCGTATTAGAGGATTCCGATTTTGGCGTACAAGCGGCCCATCAAGCTGGCTGCAAAGTCATGATGATCCCCGATCTACGCCCCCCTTCGCGGCATTCTTTAGCGCTCAACATCCCGATTTTAAGCTCCCTGAGTGACGCAAGAGATTTACTCACACAAGCCCAGTAAACCTTACGCCTTAGCCTGCCAAATCAAAGACAGACTAAGGCCCAGCAAAAAATTTAATCCATTTACAGAAACCCCAGCCCCCTCCGCGCCTTCATCGCCATACCATAGAGACGTAGCAAACAGCCCCACCTATAAGCGATTCCCCTTCACGCGAATAAACTCAGACGCACCACAAAAAAGGAACCAGCGACATAATCAAGTCCTTTTTTGTTTTATACACAGCACCGCCCTATATTGAATTTCTAAGGGAAGTCCAATATCAAGGCCATTAACCGATGAAAACGCACAGATATTTATGGAATGGGTGCAATCTGCTCAGCGCAACGCTGGCTATTGTGATGGCAGGAATGCTCAATTTACCTTGGCTAGCCGCCCTTTATTTCCCTATAGGTATGTTATTTAATCGCCTCGCCCACGCCAAACCACCCACTGCAATTGAGCCCCTCACTCAAAAGGACGATGCTGAACCCGCGCCCCTCCCTCAATTGCTGACCGCAGTGGCCCCAATATGGCGTGGCAATATCGAGCTAGCTAGGCGGCAATCTGAAGAAGCAGGTAATCAACTAGGCCAAA
This genomic interval from Iodobacter fluviatilis contains the following:
- a CDS encoding autotransporter assembly complex protein TamA gives rise to the protein MQYFPIGKKSVFVGRLELGQTFTKEVTNVPTDWLFRTGGSSSVRGYDYQSLGISLGGSTVPGRVLAVSSLEYQQPIYKDWLGAVFVDHGGVADQWKDWKGSTGVGVGARWVSPVGMIGIDVAHAIEAKQFRVHFTMGVTF
- a CDS encoding autotransporter assembly complex protein TamA; this translates as MFARSLCALALVVPAVVYADVEAPAEAEQNVSFPYVLKITTTNNFHDLLEKNLDLARWQRERRVTREQLERLLDSVAESVSGLLATEGYFSPVVSAKLDETVQPAVVSLDVKAGEPSRVRDIDVNYMGAIDEDEVRVQRLFERREQTWSLPVGSIFKQSAWNDSKRRALSALLNRRYPAAKMVRSEASVDPQALTVDLSIDLDSGPAYTYGPLEVSGLSRFTEKLIRNNVEFHEGEEYRRKDLVDLQTDLQNLPHFSLVLVDVDLPTDPPFIAPVKVTVQESPLSKISTGLGYSTNTGVRGSFNYRYLNLMDRAWVFDSSLRLEQKEQALSAGVTFPRFTSGYEHRVYASYTREDIQSLAIDKWKTGVSRSITSENIDRLIRLEYQIERSELNDGTVFDPQSLTAKYQWVRRNVDRLRNPRSGNVITLEGAGQLKGFYLMKPSHSFTGAVCNIFRLAKKACLLAA
- a CDS encoding chalcone isomerase family protein, coding for MKKLLMTASFVLATQSCMALEVAGVSLADRTELSSQSLALNGAGVRKKVFFDVYLAALYVPSKTQDASAVVNAVSPRRMELRMLREVSAAAMHEGFVDGLKANQSEATLATLSPKIIELEQVFKQVKTAAKGDVIQLDFMPGQGTRVTVRGKTYAVIAGDDFAAAMLSIWLGRVPVNDGLKAALLGK
- a CDS encoding acetyl-CoA C-acyltransferase gives rise to the protein MSRQIQEAYIVAATRSPVGKAPRGMLRNVRPDDLLAHVLRSALAQVPQLDPKLIEDVIVGCAMPEAEQGMNIARMAVLLAGLPDTVGGVTINRFCSSGVNAIAMAADKIRLGEADVMIAAGTESMSQVPMMGNKISLNPEIFTKNENLGIAFGMGLTAEKVADQWNVSREDQDAFAVESNRRALHAIATGEFKDEISPLEVFARTPNLATGEVEVTSKICDTDEGPRAGTTMEGLAKLKTVFAAKGSVTAGNSSQMSDGAGAVILVSERILKQFNLVPLARYVTFAVKGVPAHIMGIGPKEAIPAALKLAGLTLDDLGWIELNEAFAAQALAVARDLSLDMSKVNPLGGAIALGHPLGATGAIRAATIVHGMRRHGMAGKYGMISMCIGTGMGAAGIIQSL